GTATCATGGCTAAGGCTTGATTGCTATGAGCACTGAAAGGCTGATTGTTTGTAGTATTCGCAGAAGATAGTCGACGCAGAAATACCCGATATCGAGAATGTCACCGCAGTTCTGACATCGACTGCATATGGAAGATGTGTTTATGAATGCGACAATGATGTAGTTGATCATCAAGTCGTCAATATCGAATATGAAGGTGGCGTTACTGCTAGTATGACAATGTCAGCCTGTAAGTGTATCAGTTGCTTCCCATCTATCCTTATTGAGGGTACTAAATTATGGACAAAGTTACAGAAAGTGAATGCTTTCGTGGTACCCGTATCCAGGGAACCAAAGGAGAGCTGATCGGCGATATGATCACGTTTGTACGTATCCTCTTTCGTAGTTTGACACTCCAGGCTAATTACTGACATGTTGAATCTATTCTATAGGACGTTTTTGACTTCGCCGACCGCACAAAGAAACATTATACTCCAAGGCAAGACGGTGGAAACCATGGTGGAGGAGATAGAGGAATTGCGGAGGCTTTTGTCGCTTCAGTTGCGAACAACAGACAAGAGGAGCTCAAAGTTACCCCTCGAGAAATCCTAGACTCTCACCTGTTGGTGTTTGCAGCCGAAAAGGCTCGGCGAGAAGAGCGAGTCATCAATTTTACAcagtttgaagaagattgcaTGCTGGGTAAAGATGTTGGGTTTTAGATTTGGTAGAGCATTTACTACGCAGAGTCCAGCTTTTTTCGTTGAGAACATGGGAATTCTTGAACTCTAGATTTAGAATCTACGATACTCTAAGATCATTGCGCAGTGTTCTGCTATTGTATTAACGCTGGTAGAATAGATGAGTCTACCGCGTCGTTTATTTGTTAGTGAAGTCGCCATTTATGATTCTAAATTGAAGTGTACTGTAATGAAGGCTCGTTTCTGATGACGATACCAGGTTGAGTATGACAGTCGGTCTTGGAATGTAGAAGGCGTGGTATAGGAATCTGACCCGACTCAAGTAGGAGAATATTCTCCCCTCTTGTACATCAGCTATAGATTCTGAGCTTTGTATCGCTATAGTGGCCCTGATCATTATTTTAGGTGATTTTCAGGCCATATAGACAGAAGTTGGATAATAGTGTGCTCAATAAGGCGAGACCTCGGAGGGAGCTATCACTAAATATGCTGCAGAAGCCTCTCAGCCTACCCACGTGCCCAGCTGAACGTGTCAAGCAATTCAAAATTGAAGTCTAGAGGCAAAGAATCCAACGATGGCGGCGGCCAGGTACTCTCAATCGTCGTGTTCAATGTATGATCGAGGACGTGCTGTATCACTGCCTTGCAATTGGCACAAAGGTCTGCAttgggagctggaggatgcACCCAGTTGAGGAAGGCCACTAACATGCTCAGCTGTTGTATAATGCTTGCTCGAGTGATCTTGTCATTCTTGGGGTGGGTTCCTGTAAATGTAGGctcaagaagctccatgCACATGATTCCACCTCCGGGAGCAGCGTAAGCGATTAACTATTTGATCCCATGAGTTAGGAATACATGTCAATAGAACACACATACGTAGACTTACCAGCCACTCAAAATCGTTGCGCGCTTCGAGCAGGCGGTCTTTATGAGACCAAAAGGTGAGTGTAAGAGATACCATCTCGAAGCTAGTAACAAGCAAGTCGCCCTCATCTAACATGTTCTGACGAAGTAGGAGCCTCTCGAGAATAAAGATGTTCTGAAGGTGATCTAATTGGACAAGGAGCTGAGCCAAGATATGGTAGGAGGGAATTTTGGGGTCCAGAATCTCGCGAGGTTTATATATTAGTGATGAGGGGATTTGTCTCATTGCACTAATCTGACGAGACTTGATATCCCTAAATGTAGGTGAGTATTGACCAATAAACTGGGTGAGAATGCGACTTACAGTAGTGTACTCGTTGAAATGTTGGCGGCTTTGTTGAGTGCAACTTCCACAAGTTCTGCCCGAATGAAGGCACAAATCGTACGCGCACGAATAAAACTCACAGAGTAGATGCCGCCATGTGTATTCCAGCCATTTGCATCCAAGCCATTGAACGAACGAGTGACCACGGCCTCGTCAGCAAAGAAATCGCCGTCATCAATGTCTAAAGGCAGCGGCATAAACATGAACCTGTAGTTTATAAGAGGGGGCCGCCCCGTGAACATGACAAAGGTTTGATCCATCATGAAGATAAATGCTGCGAGTTGCTTCCGATTCTCTTGACAAAAGTTGGGCTGCGATGAATCTTGCAGTGGATCTGTATGTATTCCTAGGAAGGTGAGGAGAGCCACTGTATCCGCATGCAGTCTCCATGCTGATAAACCTGAGATGGGTCAGTTAAAATGAGCAGGTTATTCTGAATAGGCAAGAGTGAGACGTACTTGCGTATCCCATGATCGTTGACTCCATAATAGTCTTTCGCGAGAGTAGAAACAGAAGCAAACTGCTCCCACTAGAGAAGATGCGTGATAGTTCAATGCATAATTCTAAACATGTGCGTGAGACATCAAGTGAGATTTCCTCATAAGTACCATCTGAAGTAAGCTCCAGAACACCGTTCTTTCTGAAGATAAACAACAGCCCGATTGATTCCCATCGCAAATGATGGTTGGTAAATCCAGCAATCCAGCTATTGGCATCGGAATTATCCTCGGAAAGGGGTTTGAGGGTGTTCTCAGTCAATATTTGAGCAATGTCCTCTAATTGTGCATCCGTACGGTCCGTACCAAGGGATTGACGGAATATGGTGTCCAAAGACTTGATAATCCGGTGAGCGGCAACTCGGACCCAGCCACCACTATTGTTTGGTGTAGTAAGAAGCCTAATAGTACAGCTGGATGGACAGGGCACGCTGCGGAGGACAGTGATCCACTTGTCTCGTATTGAAGGAGTAAGGAGTACCGATGAGTTTATGtagtttgttttctttgcttcatcATTAAGTAGAGGGGCGGAGATTTGAAAGCTGTGAAGTGTAGATAATCGATTTTTAGCTTCTTCATAGACGGTGGAGTGGCTGAGTGACCCGAGATATCCCGACCCGGGATCTGTGACGGGAGGGATGTGCTGTTGACAGGCAGAGAGGGAGTTGGGAACACGGGTTTGGCTTGGAGAAGGCGTATAAGGTGACAAAGCAGATGGTACAGCTTCAGTGCTTCGCACCGCTTCCGGAGAAGTTCGTGAGGTACGCCTAGCGAGCCTCCTCGGTCTCACTTCGCTGGCGGTGTACTTGCACTCCCTCTGCCGGCTCTTTCTCAGACACCGCCCGCACACAGGCAGCGCGTGGTCGCAGGAGACTTTGCGGATCCGACAAGGATCGCACGCCTGAAGTCGACCATTCTGGCGTTGCAGCGGAGGCAGAT
The sequence above is drawn from the Trichoderma breve strain T069 chromosome 5, whole genome shotgun sequence genome and encodes:
- a CDS encoding fungal specific transcription factor domain-containing protein → MGYASLSAWRLHADTVALLTFLGIHTDPLQDSSQPNFCQENRKQLAAFIFMMDQTFVMFTGRPPLINYRFMFMPLPLDIDDGDFFADEAVVTRSFNGLDANGWNTHGGIYSVSFIRARTICAFIRAELVEVALNKAANISTSTLLDIKSRQISAMRQIPSSLIYKPREILDPKIPSYHILAQLLVQLDHLQNIFILERLLLRQNMLDEGDLLVTSFEMVSLTLTFWSHKDRLLEARNDFEWLLIAYAAPGGGIMCMELLEPTFTGTHPKNDKITRASIIQQLSMLVAFLNWVHPPAPNADLCANCKAVIQHVLDHTLNTTIESTWPPPSLDSLPLDFNFELLDTFSWARG